One window from the genome of Clupea harengus chromosome 19, Ch_v2.0.2, whole genome shotgun sequence encodes:
- the LOC105907731 gene encoding 2-iminobutanoate/2-iminopropanoate deaminase-like isoform X2 — MAATVRRIIHTDTAPAAIGPYSQAVVVDRTMYISGQLGMDTASGQLVPGGVQAQAKQALTNMGEILKAAGCGYENVVKTTVLLADMNDFNNVNEVYKQFFSSNFPARAAYQVAALPRGGLVEIEAVAVVGPITQAS, encoded by the exons ATGGCAGCAACAGTTAGAAGGATAATCCATACAGATACGGCTCCAGCAGCCATTGGACCGTACAG TCAGGCTGTGGTGGTGGACCGGACCATGTACATATCTGGGCAGCTGGGTATGGACACGGCCTCTGGGCAGCTGGTCCCTGGAGGAGTGCAAGCTCAGGCcaaacag GCACTCACCAACATGGGTGAGATTCTTAAGGCTGCTGGATGTGGTTATGAAAATG TTGTCAAGACAACTGTCCTGTTGGCTGACATGAACGATTTCAATAATGTCAATGAAGTTTACAAGCAGT TTTTCAGCAGCAACTTCCCAGCTAGGGCTGCCTATCAGGTCGCTGCATTGCCAAGA GGTGGTCTCGTGGAGATTGAAGCAGTGGCTGTCGTGGGGCCTATCACTCAGGCTTCCTGA
- the LOC105907731 gene encoding 2-iminobutanoate/2-iminopropanoate deaminase-like isoform X1: MDAIIRKIPYTCKAPIRQGIYSQAVVVDRTMYISGQLGMDTASGQLVPGGVQAQAKQALTNMGEILKAAGCGYENVVKTTVLLADMNDFNNVNEVYKQFFSSNFPARAAYQVAALPRGGLVEIEAVAVVGPITQAS, from the exons ATGGATGCTATAATTAGGAAAATACCATACACATGTAAAGCCCCCATACGGCAGGGAATCTACAG TCAGGCTGTGGTGGTGGACCGGACCATGTACATATCTGGGCAGCTGGGTATGGACACGGCCTCTGGGCAGCTGGTCCCTGGAGGAGTGCAAGCTCAGGCcaaacag GCACTCACCAACATGGGTGAGATTCTTAAGGCTGCTGGATGTGGTTATGAAAATG TTGTCAAGACAACTGTCCTGTTGGCTGACATGAACGATTTCAATAATGTCAATGAAGTTTACAAGCAGT TTTTCAGCAGCAACTTCCCAGCTAGGGCTGCCTATCAGGTCGCTGCATTGCCAAGA GGTGGTCTCGTGGAGATTGAAGCAGTGGCTGTCGTGGGGCCTATCACTCAGGCTTCCTGA
- the polr2k gene encoding DNA-directed RNA polymerases I, II, and III subunit RPABC4, producing the protein MDPQKELQPPKQQPMIYICGECHTENEIKARDPIRCRECGYRIMYKKRTKRLVVFDAR; encoded by the exons ATGGATCCTCAGAAAGAGTTACAACCACCGAAACAACAGCCCATGATCTACATCTGTGGAG AATGCCACACTGAAAACGAGATCAAGGCCAGAGACCCCATCAGATGCAGAGAGTGCGGTTACAGAATAATGTACAAGAAGAGAACGAAGAGAT TGGTGGTGTTTGATGCACGATGA
- the si:dkey-284p5.3 gene encoding skin secretory protein xP2 isoform X1 produces MGCNSSTQTSAQEASKPSSKPKESNGASTTGTANENGGIPEDSETLPDQTAPEAAAQPASESSIAPATAEPTGSPQAEGTEAAASAASAASAPESSSPAPASSDSTALPAASEGDAPAEGTSNEAAAASGSPAEASDSPAESAPEPAEGTTEDAASSETPAESNPEAPAPTEGN; encoded by the exons ATGGGGTGTAACTCCAGTACGCAGACCTCAGCACAAGAGGCAAGCAAACCAAGCTCAAAACCAAAGGAAAGTAACGGAGCAAGCACAACAG GCACAGCCAATGAAAATGGGGGCATTCCAGAGGACAGTGAGACCCTCCCAGACCAAACTGCACCAGAGGCCGCGGCACAGCCAGCCAGTGAGAGCTCCATAGCCCCAGCCACAGCAGAGCCCACAGGGAGCCCACAGGCAGAGGGCACTGaggctgctgcctctgctgcctcCGCTGCCTCTGCCCCTGAGTCCTCCAGCCCCGCTCCAGCCTCCAGTGACTCCACAGCCCTGCCGGCAGCATCTGAGGGTGATGCCCCAGCAGAGGGCACCTCGAATGAGGCTGCAGCTGCGTCTGGATCCCCTGCCGAGGCCTCAGACAGCCCTGCTGAGTCAGCCCCCGAGCCAGCAG AGGGGACAACAGAAGATGCTGCATCATCAGAGACCCCGGCTGAATCCAACCCTGAAGCCCCAG CTCCCACCGAGGGGAACTAA
- the spag1a gene encoding sperm-associated antigen 1A isoform X2 has protein sequence MGNAQQRPPGRGDGGGQRTQPCNPGQGRGRGKSPIINGTQGNNRTHTADESTVSSPADTGGDSSYLDAPAGALPPPLARLKNEGNRLFKNGQFGDALEKYSQAIAGCEDAGIDSPEDLCILHSNRAACYLKDGNSTDCITDCTRALELQPFSLKPLLRRALAHEYMERYRKAYVDYKTVLQIDVSVQAAHDSINRITKVLIEQDGPRWREQLPEIPLVPLSAQQHRREEPPSEEMLQARADRKAEGEARKAEVRFSSLKKEGNEMVRQGRFQDALGKYNECLQIKPNECAVYTNRALCYLRGGRFQEAKQDCDSALEIEPANKKAFYRRALAFKGLKDYLSASTDL, from the exons ATGGGCAATGCGCAGCAAAGGCCTCCTGGcaggggggatggaggaggcCAGCGGACCCAGCCTTGCAACCCAGGACAGGGCAGGGGCCGTGGGAAATCTCCGATAATAAATGGCACTCAGGGGAACAACAGGACCCATACAGCTGATGAAAGCACAGTCAGCAGCCCAGCTGACACGGGGGGAGACAGCAGCTACCTGGATGCTCCCGCTGGggctctccctcctccactggCCCGGCTGAAGAACGAGGGGAACAGGCTGTTCAAGAACGGACAATTTGGAGATGCACTAGAGAAGTACTCCCAGGCCATCGCTGGCTGTGAGGATGCAG GTATTGATAGCCCCGAGGATTTGTGTATCCTCCACTCGAACAGAGCTGCTTGTTACCTTAAGGATGGGAACAGCACGGACTGCATCACGGATTGCACCAG GGCCCTGGAGCTGCAGCCCTTCTCCCTGAAGCCGCTCCTGAGGCGAGCTCTGGCCCACGAGTACATGGAGCGCTACCGCAAGGCTTACGTGGACTACAAGACTGTTCTCCAGATCGACGTCAGCGTGCAGGCAGCACACGACAGCATAAACAG GATCACCAAAGTCTTGATAGAGCAGGACGGTCCACGCTGGAGGGAGCAGCTCCCAGAGATTCCTCTGGTTCCCCTGTCAGCACAGCAGCACCGGCGGGAGGAGCCACCCAGCGAAGAGATGCTCCAGGCCCGCGCAGACAGGAAGGCAGAGGGGGAAG CCAGAAAGGCTGAGGTCCGCTTCTCCTCCCTGAAGAAAGAAGGGAATGAGATGGTGAGACAGGGCCGCTTTCAGGATGCCCTTGGGAAGTACAATGAATGTCTGCAGATAAAGCCAAATGAATGCGCTGTGTACACAAACAG ggCCCTCTGCTACCTGAGGGGCGGGCGCTTCCAAGAGGCCAAGCAAGACTGTGACTCTGCCTTGGAGATCGAGCCAGCCAACAAGAAGGCGTTTTACAGACGAGCACTTGCCTTCAAAGGCTTGAAG GACTACCTCTCTGCTAGCACTGACCTTTAA
- the stk3 gene encoding serine/threonine-protein kinase 3, which produces MEQPAPKSKLKKLSEDSLTKQPEEVFDVLEKLGEGSYGSVFKAIHKESGQVVAIKQVPVESDLQEIIKEISIMQQCDSPYVVKYYGSYFKNTDLWIVMEYCGAGSVSDIIRLRNKTLTEDEIATILKSTLKGLEYLHFMRKIHRDIKAGNILLNTEGHAKLADFGVAGQLTDTMAKRNTVIGTPFWMAPEVIQEIGYNCVADIWSLGITSIEMAEGKPPYADIHPMRAIFMIPTNPPPTFRKPELWTDDFTDFVKKCLVKNPEHRATATQLLQHPFINKAKPVSILRDLITEAMDMKAKRQQEQQRELEEEEDNSEEEVEVDSHTMVKTGSEGAGTMRATGTMSDGAQTMIEHGSTMLESDLGTMVINSDDEEEEEDVGSMRRNATNQQAGRPSFMDYFDKQDSNKAQENYNHNQQDPYLIPKTSFPESWKVPQDGDFDFLKNLDYEELQLRLSALDPMMEREIEELRQRYTAKRQPILDAMDAKKRRQQNF; this is translated from the exons ATGGAGCAACCTGCGCCCAAAAG CAAATTGAAGAAGTTGAGCGAGGACAGTTTAACCAAACAACCAGAAGAAGTCTTTGATGTTCTCGAAAAGCTCGGCGAGGG GTCATATGGCAGTGTGTTTAAAGCCATCCATAAGGAGTCGGGGCAGGTTGTGGCTATCAAGCAGGTGCCTGTGGAGTCCGATCTGCAGGAGATCATCAAAGAAATCTCGATTATGCAACAATGTGACAG TCCTTATGTAGTGAAATACTATGGCAGTTATTTTAAAAACACGGACCTGTGGATTGTCATGGAATACTGCGGAGCTGGGTCTGTTTCTGACATCATCAGATTGCGCAACAAAACG CTCACTGAAGATGAGATCGCCACCATCCTCAAGTCCACCCTGAAGGGCCTTGAATATCTGCATTTCATGAGGAAGATCCACAGAGACATAAAAGCTGGCAACATTCTCCTGAACACAGAGGGCCATGCTAAACTGGCAGATTTTGGAGTGGCTGGACAACTCACA GACACCATGGCCAAAAGGAACACCGTGATTGGCACTCCATTTTGGATGGCACCAGAGGTGATTCAAGAGATTGGCTACAACTGCGTGGCAGACATCTGGTCGCTGGGCATCACCTCCATAGAGATGGCTGAGGGGAAGCCACCCTATGCAGACATCCACCCCATGAGG GCTATTTTCATGATTCCTACAAATCCACCACCGACTTTCCGTAAGCCAGAGCTGTGGACGGATGACTTCACAGACTTTGTGAAGAAGTGCCTGGTGAAGAACCCGGAGCACAGAGCTACGGCTACACAGCTCCTTCAG CATCCGTTCATCAACAAGGCCAAGCCGGTGAGCATCCTGCGGGATCTCATCACGGAGGCCATGGACATGAAGGCCAagaggcagcaggagcagcagagagagctggaggaggaggaggacaactCG gaagaggaagtggaggTGGACTCTCACACCATGGTGAAGACCGGCTCTGAGGGGGCGGGCACCATGCGGGCGACGGGCACCATGAGTGACGGGGCACAGACCATGATCGAACATGGCAGCACCATGCTGGAGTCGGACCTGGGCACGATGGTGATCAACAgcgatgatgaggaggaggaagaggacgttGGCTCCATGAGGA GAAATGCTACCAACCAACAAGCAGGGCGGCCATCCTTCATGGACTACTTTGACAAACAGGACTCCAACAAGGCACAGGAGAACTACAACCATAACCAACAAGACCCGTACCTCATCCCCAAGACCTCCTTCCCTGAAAGCTGGAAAGTGCCCCAAGATGGAGACTTTGATTTT tTGAAGAACCTGGACTACGAGGAGCTGCAGCTGCGCCTGAGCGCGCTCGACCCgatgatggagagggagatcGAGGAGCTGCGTCAGCGTTACACGGCCAAACGCCAGCCCATCCTCGACGCCATGGATGCCAAGAAACGCCGCCAGCAGAACTTCTAG
- the rpl30 gene encoding 60S ribosomal protein L30, which produces MVAAKKTKKSLESINSRLQLVMKSGKYVLGYRQSQKMIRQGKAKLVILANNTPALRKSEIEYYAMLAKTGVHHYSGNNIELGTACGRYYRVCTLAIIDPGDSDIIRSMPEQSQPGEK; this is translated from the exons ATGGTGGCCGCAAAGAAAACG AAAAAGTCCTTGGAGTCCATCAACTCCCGGCTCCAATTGGTGATGAAGAGCGGTAAATATGTGCTGGGATACAGACAATCCCAGAAAATGATCCGCCAAGGCAAAGCCAAGCTTGTCATCCTGGCCAACAACACCCCGGCTCTGAG GAAATCAGAGATTGAGTATTATGCCATGTTGGCCAAGACTGGTGTCCACCACTACAGTGGCAACAACATTGAGCTGGGGACAGCCTGTGGTAGATACTACCGAGTGTGCACACTGGCCATCATCGATCCCG GTGACTCTGACATCATCAGGAGCATGCCAGAGCAGTCTCAGCCCGGGGAGAAGTAG
- the si:dkey-284p5.3 gene encoding skin secretory protein xP2 isoform X2, which produces MLFFLHWNGLKGIFKTLPLLHAIEGTANENGGIPEDSETLPDQTAPEAAAQPASESSIAPATAEPTGSPQAEGTEAAASAASAASAPESSSPAPASSDSTALPAASEGDAPAEGTSNEAAAASGSPAEASDSPAESAPEPAEGTTEDAASSETPAESNPEAPAPTEGN; this is translated from the exons ATGCTCTTCTTCCTTCACTGGAATGGTTTGAAAGGGATATTCAAAACATTGCCACTTCTACACGCTATAGAAG GCACAGCCAATGAAAATGGGGGCATTCCAGAGGACAGTGAGACCCTCCCAGACCAAACTGCACCAGAGGCCGCGGCACAGCCAGCCAGTGAGAGCTCCATAGCCCCAGCCACAGCAGAGCCCACAGGGAGCCCACAGGCAGAGGGCACTGaggctgctgcctctgctgcctcCGCTGCCTCTGCCCCTGAGTCCTCCAGCCCCGCTCCAGCCTCCAGTGACTCCACAGCCCTGCCGGCAGCATCTGAGGGTGATGCCCCAGCAGAGGGCACCTCGAATGAGGCTGCAGCTGCGTCTGGATCCCCTGCCGAGGCCTCAGACAGCCCTGCTGAGTCAGCCCCCGAGCCAGCAG AGGGGACAACAGAAGATGCTGCATCATCAGAGACCCCGGCTGAATCCAACCCTGAAGCCCCAG CTCCCACCGAGGGGAACTAA